One stretch of Chryseobacterium indologenes DNA includes these proteins:
- a CDS encoding electron transfer flavoprotein subunit beta/FixA family protein — protein sequence MKILVCISSVPDTTSKINFTADKSAFDKNGIQWVINPLDEFALTKAVKLQESQGATVTVINVGDAATEPVIRKALAIGANDAVRVNLDPKDSYSTAKEIAAVAQNGGYDLILCGKESIDYNGGSVPGMVAQLLNQPFVNASVGLEVNGSEATAIREIEGGKETISVKLPAIIAGQKGLVDEKDLIIPNMRGIMSARTKPLQVVEPTSSEVKVQGVSYDSVPPRAAVKMVSPDNLDELVRLLHEEAKVI from the coding sequence ATGAAAATATTAGTTTGTATTAGTAGTGTTCCGGATACTACTTCCAAAATTAACTTTACAGCAGATAAATCTGCTTTCGACAAAAACGGAATTCAGTGGGTAATCAACCCGCTAGACGAATTTGCGTTGACAAAAGCGGTTAAACTTCAGGAATCTCAGGGAGCAACTGTAACAGTAATCAACGTAGGGGATGCTGCTACAGAACCTGTCATCAGAAAAGCGTTGGCAATTGGTGCTAATGATGCAGTAAGAGTAAACCTTGATCCAAAGGACAGTTATTCTACAGCAAAAGAAATCGCTGCTGTAGCTCAAAACGGAGGATATGATTTAATCCTTTGTGGTAAAGAGTCTATCGATTATAACGGCGGTTCTGTACCGGGAATGGTGGCTCAGTTATTAAACCAACCTTTCGTAAACGCATCTGTAGGATTAGAGGTAAACGGAAGTGAAGCTACTGCAATCAGAGAAATTGAAGGTGGAAAAGAAACTATTTCTGTTAAATTACCGGCAATTATTGCAGGTCAGAAAGGATTGGTAGACGAAAAAGACCTTATCATTCCAAACATGAGAGGAATTATGTCTGCAAGAACAAAGCCTTTACAGGTAGTAGAGCCTACTTCTTCAGAAGTTAAAGTTCAGGGAGTTTCTTATGACAGCGTTCCACCAAGAGCTGCTGTGAAAATGGTTTCTCCGGACAATCTGGACGAATTAGTAAGATTACTTCACGAAGAAGCTAAAGTGATCTAA